In Streptomyces sclerotialus, the DNA window GCTCCGGCTTGCCCGCCGGCCAGGAGAACGCCACGCGCTGGTACTGGTCGTTGGAGGCCGCGTCGCCGCGCATCTCCAGGTCGCCCGCGGTGATCTCGCGGATGCCGTCCCGGATCGCCACCTCCAGGCCGCGAGCCTGCGCGAGCGGCGCCGCGGTCAGCTGCGTCCGCACCAGGGTCGAGGCGTAGAGCACGTCGATCTTCTCGTCGGCCAGCCGCTCCGGGAGCGCCGCCGCCTGCTGCTCGCCCAGCTCGGTCAGGCCGGGCCCGGGGACGGTCGTGTCCAGGAGGTGGCCGACGTTGGAGGGGGTCTGACCGTGACGGATCAGCAGCAGGCGCATGGGAGAGCTCCGGTCGGGGCGCGGGCGGCGCTCCGCACGGCGGCTGCCGTACGGCGCGCCGCCCGTACGGCACGTACGTGAATGGGTTATGCACTCAATTTCAGGCTACCGGACGCCGCAGCGGGCCCGGCCCGGACGCCCGCCG includes these proteins:
- a CDS encoding histidine phosphatase family protein; the encoded protein is MRLLLIRHGQTPSNVGHLLDTTVPGPGLTELGEQQAAALPERLADEKIDVLYASTLVRTQLTAAPLAQARGLEVAIRDGIREITAGDLEMRGDAASNDQYQRVAFSWPAGKPELRMPGGENGVEMLARYDAVIEEIAASGAEAAAVVSHGAAIRTWSAARARNLDADFAIAHPLPNTAVVVLEGSPAAGWTAVTWSDLDIPAEGPQPGH